Proteins from one Halovivax limisalsi genomic window:
- a CDS encoding DUF1467 domain-containing protein — MARYHSAVILPRLPPRLMIVGSVALTIAGAAVATDPTPSARTLAAFGLVSIGVAGLTRALVHRSVDALERATKRWWIAAFVTFVPYGLATAPSTAAAATVGDPLSGPLASAALESIAGGLVLCAVTVTVLYTIARHGIHPGAPTPEERILEDPFDD; from the coding sequence ATGGCTCGCTACCACAGCGCAGTGATCCTCCCTCGCCTTCCCCCGCGACTGATGATCGTCGGGTCGGTCGCGCTTACGATCGCCGGCGCGGCCGTCGCCACCGACCCGACGCCGTCGGCCCGAACGCTGGCCGCCTTCGGACTCGTCTCGATCGGCGTCGCCGGCCTCACTCGCGCGCTGGTCCATCGATCGGTCGACGCGCTCGAACGCGCGACGAAACGGTGGTGGATCGCGGCCTTCGTGACCTTCGTTCCCTACGGACTCGCGACCGCGCCGTCGACGGCCGCCGCAGCGACGGTGGGCGACCCCCTGAGCGGCCCGCTGGCGAGTGCGGCGCTGGAGAGCATCGCCGGCGGGCTCGTCCTCTGTGCGGTGACCGTGACCGTCCTGTACACCATCGCGCGCCACGGAATCCACCCGGGTGCACCGACGCCCGAAGAGCGGATCCTCGAGGATCCGTTCGACGATTGA
- a CDS encoding M24 family metallopeptidase, with amino-acid sequence MTFHERDYMEGTLGTQAVDWEGRIDTRRLREDRKERALERLQETELGAMLLVSDPNIRYVTGLAMTGGSGADHYTLLTEEGDVVHWDTADHASNQRANCPWLQDVRYACPGLGNVPRASGSDSARRFLLSKMVETVTTAMDEYGVANETLGLDVGNSGLVSGFEDAGVEVDVETCNAVMEDARKVKTEDEIECLRMVAAICEAGFQTITETARPGKRETEVWGEAVSELWRHGAFVGGGYLTSGPNTWPKHQANTTDRMIRPGDLVYADMYNIGYLGYRSCYYRTFSMGEPTRAQQDAYETARDNLYDVLERIEPGATTDEIAQGFPDMAGEHADFYDADEHWQLTTNHWAHGLGLQLYEVPLIWRGLSPDHPIEIEEGMTMAVETQEPADRQGVRVEEMVVVRENGVEILSQWPVEEITAIDY; translated from the coding sequence ATGACGTTCCACGAACGCGACTACATGGAGGGGACCCTGGGGACGCAGGCGGTCGACTGGGAGGGTCGCATCGACACTCGGCGGCTGCGCGAGGATCGTAAAGAACGCGCCCTGGAGCGCTTGCAGGAGACCGAGCTCGGCGCGATGCTGCTGGTTTCGGATCCGAACATCCGCTACGTCACCGGACTCGCGATGACCGGCGGGAGCGGCGCGGACCACTACACGCTCCTGACCGAGGAGGGCGACGTCGTCCACTGGGACACGGCGGATCACGCGAGCAACCAGCGTGCGAACTGTCCGTGGCTGCAGGACGTCCGGTACGCCTGTCCCGGACTCGGCAACGTCCCGCGGGCGTCGGGCAGCGACTCCGCGCGGCGGTTCTTGCTCTCGAAGATGGTCGAGACGGTGACGACCGCCATGGACGAGTACGGCGTCGCGAACGAGACGCTCGGCCTCGACGTCGGCAACTCGGGTCTGGTCTCCGGATTCGAAGACGCGGGCGTCGAGGTCGACGTCGAGACCTGCAACGCCGTCATGGAGGACGCACGGAAGGTGAAAACCGAGGACGAGATAGAATGTCTGCGGATGGTGGCGGCGATCTGCGAGGCGGGGTTCCAGACGATTACGGAGACCGCCCGTCCGGGGAAGCGCGAGACGGAAGTCTGGGGCGAGGCCGTCTCCGAACTCTGGCGCCACGGCGCGTTCGTCGGCGGCGGCTACCTCACCTCGGGGCCGAACACCTGGCCCAAGCACCAGGCAAACACCACGGACCGGATGATCCGCCCGGGCGACCTGGTCTACGCCGATATGTACAATATCGGCTACCTCGGCTACCGCTCGTGTTACTACCGCACGTTCTCCATGGGCGAGCCGACTCGGGCCCAGCAGGATGCCTACGAAACCGCCCGCGATAACCTCTACGACGTCCTCGAACGGATCGAGCCCGGGGCGACGACCGACGAGATCGCGCAGGGGTTTCCGGACATGGCGGGCGAGCACGCGGACTTCTACGACGCCGACGAGCACTGGCAGCTGACGACCAACCACTGGGCCCACGGCCTCGGCCTCCAGCTCTACGAGGTGCCGCTCATCTGGCGCGGCCTCTCGCCCGACCATCCCATCGAGATCGAGGAGGGGATGACGATGGCCGTCGAGACCCAGGAACCCGCCGACCGCCAGGGCGTCCGCGTCGAGGAGATGGTCGTCGTCCGCGAGAACGGCGTCGAGATCCTCAGCCAGTGGCCCGTCGAGGAGATCACGGCGATCGACTACTGA
- a CDS encoding EthD family reductase, with protein MHKHVALLTRDEAVSHDAFVDRWEAADLAARIDGVVRYHEVLPTMPEHAEFDGLAEFFFADEESYRSAVADPDSLVTDTGGDLAEAIAAERGMAGEPIVQRDEVDGDSDELYKHSAFLVRKDDLTHEAFIDHWQHNHTPIAREITGVVKYDTVVPTDPAAQPFDGIAELYFSEIDDLYDALGSEGSRDYEAVGEMAEKAREDVDNFLAIDERPRFIGQERVRADRR; from the coding sequence ACACGTTGCACTGCTGACTCGCGACGAGGCCGTCTCGCACGACGCGTTCGTCGACCGCTGGGAGGCCGCCGACCTCGCCGCCCGGATCGACGGCGTCGTCCGCTATCACGAGGTCCTGCCGACGATGCCCGAGCACGCGGAATTCGACGGCCTGGCGGAGTTCTTCTTCGCGGACGAGGAATCCTACCGGTCCGCCGTCGCCGACCCAGACTCCCTCGTCACCGACACCGGCGGCGACCTCGCCGAGGCCATCGCGGCCGAGCGCGGCATGGCGGGCGAGCCGATCGTCCAGCGCGACGAGGTCGACGGCGACTCCGACGAGCTGTACAAGCACTCTGCGTTCCTCGTTCGCAAGGACGACCTCACCCACGAGGCCTTCATCGATCACTGGCAGCACAACCACACGCCGATTGCGCGCGAGATCACCGGCGTCGTGAAGTACGACACCGTCGTCCCGACCGATCCCGCCGCCCAGCCCTTCGACGGCATCGCGGAGTTGTACTTTTCGGAGATCGACGACCTCTACGACGCGCTGGGCAGCGAGGGGTCCCGGGACTACGAGGCGGTCGGCGAGATGGCCGAGAAGGCCCGCGAGGACGTCGACAACTTCCTCGCGATCGACGAGCGCCCGCGCTTCATCGGGCAGGAACGCGTCCGCGCGGACCGGCGGTGA
- a CDS encoding DUF7344 domain-containing protein has protein sequence MTQAQPQPTIELAARTDLDESERHRLLSSERRRRVLAILSNRTAPISCSALANLLAVAEHGRADPPDEALRTVRISLHHCHLPVMDELGVVDYDPTTTLVESRSL, from the coding sequence ATGACACAGGCACAACCCCAACCGACGATCGAACTCGCTGCACGGACCGACCTCGACGAATCCGAACGCCACCGACTGCTCTCCTCCGAGCGTCGGCGTCGCGTGCTCGCGATCCTGTCGAATCGAACCGCCCCGATCTCCTGTTCGGCACTGGCGAACCTGCTCGCCGTCGCCGAACACGGCCGGGCGGACCCGCCGGACGAAGCGCTGCGGACGGTGCGAATCTCGCTCCACCACTGTCACTTGCCCGTGATGGACGAACTCGGCGTCGTCGACTACGACCCGACGACCACCCTGGTCGAAAGCCGGTCGCTCTGA
- a CDS encoding mechanosensitive ion channel family protein: MEETQIVLQQVDVPEYLQDPIAEIVTFLPRLVGAVVILLIGWIVGRLAGRVVRGIADGVELDRMVLETPLGRILGGTERAVSGAFGKLAKWFVYALAILAAANALAIPTLSEWIATAVSYLPAFIAGLVVITLGFVVADFVGDVIERTRSATGDVMTSWFASGARVFLYATALVIGLDTMGIDVGILYVFARALAWGLAAAVAIGAGIALGWGGKDYVAENIDRWMGRADAMTPEESTTATDRTGTGSPDRGTERGDTDD; encoded by the coding sequence ATGGAAGAGACACAGATCGTCCTCCAGCAAGTCGACGTACCGGAGTACCTGCAGGATCCGATCGCGGAGATCGTCACGTTCCTCCCGCGACTCGTCGGCGCCGTCGTCATCCTCCTGATCGGATGGATCGTCGGCCGCCTCGCCGGCCGCGTCGTGCGCGGGATCGCGGATGGCGTCGAACTCGATCGGATGGTCCTGGAGACGCCGCTCGGTCGTATCCTCGGCGGGACCGAACGAGCAGTGTCCGGCGCGTTCGGCAAGCTCGCGAAGTGGTTCGTCTACGCGCTGGCGATCCTCGCCGCGGCCAACGCGCTCGCGATTCCGACGCTGTCGGAGTGGATCGCGACGGCCGTCTCGTACCTGCCCGCGTTCATCGCTGGACTGGTGGTCATCACGCTCGGCTTCGTCGTCGCGGACTTCGTCGGCGACGTGATCGAGCGGACTCGTTCGGCGACGGGTGATGTAATGACGAGCTGGTTCGCAAGCGGCGCGCGCGTATTCCTTTACGCGACGGCGCTGGTCATCGGCCTCGATACGATGGGGATCGACGTCGGCATCCTCTACGTCTTCGCGCGCGCACTCGCCTGGGGCCTCGCGGCCGCAGTCGCAATCGGTGCCGGCATCGCGCTGGGCTGGGGCGGCAAGGACTACGTCGCCGAGAACATCGATCGCTGGATGGGTCGGGCGGACGCGATGACGCCGGAGGAATCGACGACGGCCACCGATCGAACCGGCACCGGCAGCCCCGACCGCGGGACGGAACGCGGCGATACGGACGACTGA
- a CDS encoding GAF domain-containing protein: MNNPSLTEALRETLTAFDGSTEPLTTVEVAQRLDVGRRSAYERLERLADRDVIETKKVGASARVWWSTPRERGESRESTDAHRNCQVSNTATQFDRFVEAVTEYAIFTLDPDGRVESWNAGAERIKGYAADEIVGRHIETFYTDEAVADDVPERNLAAAAREGSIEDEGWRVRADGSRFWANVTITAIRAPDGTLQGYTKVTRDMTDRRNYERELEDRAERFQRQRDELERELEAVFSRISDGVYGLDEDRRLTYANAQAKSLLDVDAEVQGVPLEEAVDVTETFDAALERARARQEPIVEEEQYGPSETWFEYTIYPSESGVSVYVRDVSARKRRERRLRKRVEQQDVIARLGQRALDVHDLDALLADAAEAVAETLDNEYCKVLDLRADDDELLLRQGVGWDEGIVGEATVSATANESQAAYTLATDEPVVVESLADEERFSGPALLTDHDVESGISVVIGQSDDPWGILGVHDTEERSISENDASFVRAVAAILASAIDRNGYERELLERRERLEAINGLNEVVRDLTNAIIDQSTREEIERTVVERLADAESYEFAWVGDADLDTGTVTMRAEAGVEDYLDGTIISIDPDDAHSAGPTGRAFRTGTVQVTRDVDADERYGPWRDHAATHDFRASAAIPIVHEETVYGVLNVYADRQQAFADEERAVVELIGEVIGHAIAATERKQALVSDEVVELEFRLPNAFRTVDADIDMAGSITVENVVQRAADEFSVYGTVTPDGVSSLEALAESAPDWYDLTIRRSDETIRFGVRLSEPTILSTIASRGGYVEEAVVEDGAIQLTVQLSPHVDVRAFVYAMESIRPEIELLRRTQ; this comes from the coding sequence ATGAACAACCCGTCGCTTACCGAGGCGCTCCGGGAGACGCTCACCGCGTTCGACGGGAGCACGGAACCGCTGACGACCGTCGAGGTCGCCCAGCGGCTCGACGTCGGTCGCCGGTCGGCCTACGAGCGACTCGAACGCCTCGCGGATCGGGACGTCATCGAGACGAAGAAAGTTGGAGCGAGCGCCCGCGTCTGGTGGTCCACGCCCCGGGAACGGGGCGAGTCGCGCGAATCGACCGACGCCCACCGAAACTGTCAGGTTTCGAATACCGCGACGCAGTTCGACCGGTTCGTCGAGGCCGTTACGGAGTACGCGATCTTTACCCTCGATCCGGACGGCCGCGTCGAGAGTTGGAACGCCGGCGCCGAGCGGATCAAAGGCTACGCCGCGGACGAGATCGTGGGTCGACACATCGAGACCTTCTACACCGACGAGGCCGTCGCCGACGACGTCCCGGAGCGAAACCTGGCGGCAGCTGCCCGCGAGGGATCGATCGAGGACGAGGGCTGGCGCGTCCGCGCCGACGGGAGTCGGTTCTGGGCGAACGTCACGATCACGGCGATTCGAGCGCCGGACGGGACCTTGCAAGGCTATACGAAAGTGACCCGCGATATGACGGACCGACGCAACTACGAACGCGAACTCGAGGATCGGGCCGAACGCTTCCAGCGGCAGCGAGACGAACTCGAGCGCGAACTCGAGGCGGTCTTCTCGCGAATCTCGGACGGCGTCTACGGACTCGACGAGGACCGGCGGTTGACGTACGCGAACGCGCAGGCGAAGTCACTGCTCGACGTGGACGCCGAGGTGCAAGGAGTGCCACTCGAGGAGGCTGTCGACGTGACGGAGACGTTCGACGCGGCCCTCGAACGAGCGCGCGCCCGGCAGGAACCGATCGTCGAGGAAGAGCAGTACGGTCCGTCGGAAACCTGGTTCGAGTACACGATCTACCCGTCCGAATCCGGCGTCTCGGTGTACGTGCGCGACGTCTCGGCGCGAAAACGCCGCGAACGCCGCCTCCGAAAGCGCGTCGAACAGCAGGACGTGATCGCTCGGCTCGGCCAGCGCGCCCTCGACGTACACGACCTGGACGCGTTGCTCGCGGATGCGGCGGAGGCGGTCGCCGAGACCCTCGATAACGAGTACTGCAAGGTTCTGGACCTGCGGGCGGACGACGACGAACTCCTGTTGCGCCAGGGCGTCGGCTGGGACGAGGGGATCGTCGGCGAGGCGACGGTCTCGGCGACGGCGAACGAGTCGCAGGCGGCCTACACGCTCGCGACGGACGAACCGGTCGTGGTCGAATCGCTGGCCGACGAGGAGCGCTTCAGCGGACCCGCCCTGCTCACCGATCACGACGTCGAAAGCGGCATCAGCGTCGTCATCGGCCAGTCGGACGACCCTTGGGGCATTCTCGGCGTGCACGACACCGAGGAGCGATCGATCAGCGAGAACGACGCCAGCTTCGTCCGGGCCGTCGCAGCGATCCTCGCCTCGGCGATCGACCGGAACGGCTACGAGCGCGAACTCCTCGAACGGCGAGAGCGACTGGAAGCGATCAACGGGCTGAACGAGGTCGTCCGCGACCTCACGAACGCCATCATCGACCAGTCGACGCGCGAGGAGATCGAGCGCACGGTCGTCGAACGACTCGCCGACGCGGAGAGTTACGAGTTCGCCTGGGTCGGCGACGCCGATCTCGACACCGGGACGGTAACGATGCGCGCGGAAGCCGGCGTCGAGGATTACCTCGACGGGACGATCATCTCGATCGATCCGGACGACGCGCACAGCGCGGGTCCGACGGGGCGGGCGTTCCGAACGGGGACCGTCCAGGTGACCCGCGACGTCGACGCGGACGAGCGCTACGGCCCGTGGCGCGATCACGCGGCCACGCACGACTTCCGCGCTTCGGCCGCCATCCCGATCGTCCACGAGGAGACGGTCTACGGCGTTCTCAACGTCTACGCCGATCGGCAGCAAGCGTTCGCCGACGAGGAGCGCGCCGTCGTCGAACTGATCGGCGAGGTGATCGGCCACGCGATCGCGGCGACCGAACGAAAGCAGGCGCTCGTGAGCGACGAGGTCGTCGAACTCGAATTTCGCCTCCCGAACGCGTTCCGAACCGTCGACGCCGACATCGACATGGCGGGATCGATCACGGTCGAAAACGTCGTCCAGCGCGCGGCGGACGAGTTCTCGGTCTACGGAACGGTGACGCCGGACGGCGTTTCGTCCCTCGAAGCGCTCGCCGAGTCCGCCCCGGACTGGTACGATCTCACGATTCGGCGATCGGACGAGACGATTCGATTCGGGGTGCGCCTCTCGGAGCCGACGATCCTCTCGACGATCGCCAGCCGGGGCGGGTACGTCGAGGAGGCGGTCGTCGAGGACGGCGCCATCCAGCTGACGGTCCAGCTCTCGCCCCACGTCGACGTCAGGGCGTTCGTGTACGCGATGGAATCCATCCGGCCCGAGATCGAACTCCTGCGTCGAACGCAGTGA
- a CDS encoding LLM class flavin-dependent oxidoreductase: MQLGTGLFTAQRRPDDDRPSSAIYDEILSLAETIEDVGLDSAWVSEHHFLEDEYLSGTLPTLGAMAAATDEIEIGSCVALGPLYDPIHLAEDAATVDLLSGGRSTLGLAIGSNPREFDVFGVPRAERAERLADLVPFLRGAWSEGELDYESEFHDVPTDVSITPKPDDGHVPLMLGGASKPAVRRAARTAEGWCAPSSLSVEGVRKRVEDIRSVRDDEGIEGDFTIYVLQHGWVDDSREEAWEAMREGYLFIQRRYAEIFSGEPVAELDDERKRELKEQAIFGTPDQVTEELEAYRDALGDDIHFIFRTYHPGTGTEALTECVTRLGEDVAPNL; the protein is encoded by the coding sequence ATGCAACTCGGCACCGGGCTCTTTACCGCACAGCGCCGACCGGACGACGATCGCCCGTCGAGTGCGATCTACGACGAGATCCTGTCCCTCGCGGAGACGATCGAAGACGTCGGCCTCGACAGCGCGTGGGTCTCCGAACACCACTTCCTCGAGGACGAGTACCTCTCGGGCACGCTGCCGACCCTCGGCGCGATGGCCGCGGCCACCGACGAGATCGAGATCGGCTCCTGCGTCGCGCTCGGGCCGCTGTACGATCCGATCCACCTGGCCGAGGACGCCGCGACGGTCGATCTCCTCTCGGGCGGCCGGAGCACCCTCGGACTGGCGATCGGATCGAACCCCCGCGAGTTCGACGTCTTCGGCGTCCCTCGCGCGGAACGAGCCGAGCGCCTGGCCGACCTCGTTCCCTTCCTGCGTGGCGCCTGGAGCGAGGGCGAACTCGACTACGAGTCAGAGTTCCACGACGTGCCGACTGACGTTTCGATCACGCCGAAACCGGACGACGGCCACGTCCCGCTGATGCTCGGCGGGGCCTCGAAACCGGCCGTCCGGCGCGCTGCCAGGACCGCCGAGGGCTGGTGTGCACCCTCATCGCTGTCGGTCGAGGGCGTTCGCAAGCGCGTCGAGGACATCAGGAGCGTCCGCGACGACGAAGGGATCGAGGGCGACTTCACGATATACGTCCTCCAGCACGGCTGGGTCGACGACTCGCGCGAGGAAGCCTGGGAGGCAATGCGCGAGGGCTATCTCTTCATCCAGCGTCGCTACGCGGAGATTTTCTCCGGCGAACCCGTGGCCGAACTCGACGACGAGCGCAAACGGGAGCTGAAAGAGCAGGCCATCTTCGGGACGCCCGACCAGGTGACCGAGGAACTCGAGGCCTACCGGGATGCGCTCGGCGACGACATCCACTTCATTTTCCGGACGTACCATCCGGGCACCGGGACCGAGGCGCTGACAGAGTGCGTGACCCGTCTGGGTGAGGACGTCGCGCCGAACCTGTGA
- a CDS encoding thiamine pyrophosphate-binding protein, with protein sequence MTKTTEAIVETLEALDVEYVFGYPGGRVIEVLDELPDSSITLVRPRDEREASVMAEVHGRLTQGPGVLTGQGPWIGSLGAIGQMEARLSSSPMVVITEASERGQYSTLAPYQQSRGDYGGLDLPNILDSITKEHWFPRSGPETIRSLQLAFKHAVAGRPGPTAVILDGDAVHEELTGDATPPVWDATAQVETWKSAPAAGDLDEAAAALADAERPVIVAGNGVHAAQAYDELQATADAYDAVVVTSYLGKSTIPETHELAGGVIGSFSHEGANQLVSDADVLCVVGCRLNPMDTNWQAPSFIRPDEQTIVHADIDARNAGWVYPADVGLVGDATHALAGLAERADDDAGAEPEAARDRAADASEDFHAPACDSDASPIKPQRAVKEIEAVVDAGTIVTADSGNNRFWLLNYLQTPGVRTYFGSGGVGGMGWSVPAGVSAALTTDRDVISVAGDGGFAMTMNSVETAVEYGVAPTFVVLNDTSLGMVRQMQEADGDIAGVEFHDTDFVRVAEAFGAVGERVTDPDALATALVAAKERRDVPTVIDVRIDRDEAMETELTSSFYEEVGGLHE encoded by the coding sequence ATGACCAAGACGACCGAAGCCATCGTCGAGACGCTCGAAGCGCTGGACGTCGAGTACGTCTTCGGCTACCCGGGCGGTCGCGTCATCGAGGTGCTCGACGAACTGCCCGACTCGTCGATCACGCTCGTGCGCCCGCGCGACGAACGGGAGGCAAGCGTCATGGCCGAAGTCCACGGGCGCCTCACGCAGGGACCCGGCGTGCTCACCGGACAGGGGCCCTGGATCGGCAGTCTCGGGGCGATCGGTCAGATGGAAGCGCGACTGTCCTCCTCCCCGATGGTCGTCATCACGGAGGCCTCCGAGCGCGGGCAGTACTCGACGCTCGCCCCGTACCAGCAATCGCGCGGCGACTACGGCGGGCTCGACCTGCCGAACATCCTCGATTCGATCACCAAGGAACACTGGTTCCCCCGCTCGGGGCCGGAGACGATCCGCAGCCTCCAGCTCGCGTTCAAACACGCCGTCGCGGGCCGACCGGGACCGACCGCCGTCATCCTCGACGGCGACGCCGTCCACGAGGAACTCACCGGGGACGCGACGCCGCCCGTCTGGGACGCCACAGCGCAGGTCGAGACCTGGAAATCCGCTCCGGCCGCGGGCGACCTCGACGAGGCGGCCGCCGCGCTCGCGGACGCCGAGCGCCCGGTCATCGTCGCGGGCAACGGCGTCCACGCGGCCCAGGCCTACGACGAACTGCAGGCGACCGCCGACGCGTACGACGCCGTCGTCGTCACCTCCTACCTCGGCAAGTCGACGATCCCCGAGACGCACGAGCTGGCCGGCGGCGTCATCGGCTCGTTCAGCCACGAAGGCGCGAACCAGCTGGTCAGCGACGCGGACGTCCTCTGCGTGGTCGGCTGCCGACTCAACCCGATGGACACCAACTGGCAGGCCCCGTCGTTCATCCGCCCGGACGAACAGACGATCGTCCACGCCGACATCGACGCCCGAAACGCCGGCTGGGTCTACCCCGCCGACGTCGGCCTCGTCGGCGACGCGACCCACGCGCTCGCGGGGCTCGCCGAGCGCGCTGACGACGATGCGGGCGCGGAGCCCGAGGCGGCGCGCGACCGCGCTGCAGACGCCAGCGAGGACTTCCACGCGCCAGCCTGCGATTCCGACGCGTCGCCGATCAAACCGCAGCGAGCGGTCAAAGAGATCGAGGCCGTCGTCGACGCCGGCACCATCGTCACCGCCGACTCCGGGAACAACCGATTCTGGCTGCTCAACTACCTCCAGACGCCGGGCGTTCGCACCTACTTCGGGAGCGGCGGCGTCGGCGGGATGGGCTGGTCGGTGCCGGCGGGCGTGAGCGCGGCGCTAACGACCGATCGCGACGTGATCTCCGTCGCGGGCGACGGCGGCTTCGCGATGACGATGAACTCCGTCGAGACCGCCGTCGAGTACGGCGTCGCGCCCACCTTCGTCGTCCTCAACGACACGAGTCTTGGGATGGTCCGCCAGATGCAGGAGGCGGACGGTGACATCGCCGGCGTCGAGTTCCACGACACCGACTTCGTCCGCGTCGCCGAGGCGTTCGGCGCCGTCGGCGAGCGCGTCACCGACCCCGACGCCCTCGCGACGGCGCTCGTCGCCGCGAAGGAGCGCCGCGACGTGCCGACCGTCATCGACGTCCGCATCGACCGCGACGAAGCGATGGAAACGGAACTGACCTCCTCGTTCTACGAGGAGGTCGGCGGCCTCCACGAGTAA
- a CDS encoding helix-turn-helix domain-containing protein, whose amino-acid sequence MDLTKQQRRSLETAYYEGFFEWPRDVSGEEVASSLDIAPSTFHQHLRKAERKVFDSVLPVSA is encoded by the coding sequence ATCGACCTCACAAAGCAGCAACGACGCAGTCTGGAGACGGCCTACTACGAGGGGTTCTTCGAGTGGCCGCGAGACGTTTCCGGCGAGGAGGTCGCATCGTCGCTCGACATCGCCCCGTCGACGTTCCACCAGCACCTGCGCAAAGCCGAGCGAAAAGTCTTCGACTCGGTACTCCCCGTGAGCGCCTGA
- a CDS encoding HD domain-containing protein, whose protein sequence is MPDFDAQVREAFPELAEIADEALRDRVVEAWTLGLERGGWRDVTDIPYAWNIHEVSNVEHVRGVTKIAIESAELQREFHGADPDLDVIVAACLLHDVGKCYEYPDFVDDDLLADPDPTYVSEEVPHSISGYALAHEVGCPLDVQRAIPHFLGEVPTRTLEAELVKSANSASSNAITEAAMGITLQEWVEEYSQTS, encoded by the coding sequence GTGCCCGACTTCGACGCGCAGGTCCGCGAGGCGTTCCCGGAACTCGCCGAGATCGCGGACGAGGCCCTCCGGGATCGGGTCGTCGAGGCCTGGACGCTCGGCCTCGAACGCGGGGGCTGGCGGGACGTCACGGACATCCCCTACGCGTGGAACATCCACGAGGTGAGCAACGTCGAGCACGTCCGCGGCGTCACCAAGATCGCGATCGAGTCCGCCGAGCTCCAGCGCGAGTTCCACGGCGCGGACCCTGACCTCGACGTCATCGTCGCCGCCTGCCTCCTCCACGATGTCGGCAAGTGCTACGAGTACCCCGACTTCGTCGACGACGACCTGCTCGCCGACCCCGATCCGACCTACGTGAGCGAGGAGGTCCCGCACTCGATCTCGGGTTACGCGCTCGCCCACGAGGTGGGCTGTCCCCTGGACGTCCAGCGCGCGATCCCGCACTTCCTGGGCGAGGTGCCGACGCGGACGCTCGAAGCGGAACTGGTCAAGAGCGCGAACTCGGCGTCCTCGAACGCGATCACCGAGGCCGCGATGGGAATCACGCTGCAGGAGTGGGTCGAGGAGTACTCGCAGACGTCCTGA
- a CDS encoding NAD-dependent epimerase/dehydratase family protein, producing MSDETVLVTGGTGFIGSYVCADLLEHGHDVVAYDLSTDTQILEKLDVADDVEVVRGDVSDPTDVVRTVRETGSTRIVHLAAMLTTTAREHPRSAIDVNVMGTNNVFEAARTLDDQVERVAWASSAAVFAPPANYDDDWVTEDDLVYPDTLYGATKEYNEHQARVYHEDYGLDHVALRPTVAYGPYRETGGSAFLANIIEKPALGESFSVEYGDQVIDWQYVEDIAQAFRLAAFADESALSRRVYNVRGTVATIREAVETVREIVPDADLTVSDDGELPWTQCLDMTAIQDDIGYDPDYDLETGFRTYINTLRRDAGLEPV from the coding sequence ATGTCCGACGAAACTGTACTCGTCACCGGGGGCACCGGCTTCATCGGCTCGTACGTCTGCGCCGACCTCCTCGAGCACGGTCACGACGTCGTTGCGTACGATCTCTCGACCGATACGCAGATTCTCGAGAAGCTGGACGTCGCCGACGACGTCGAGGTCGTCCGCGGTGACGTGAGCGACCCGACCGACGTCGTCCGGACCGTTCGCGAAACGGGGTCGACCCGGATCGTCCACCTCGCCGCGATGTTGACGACGACGGCCCGGGAGCATCCGCGCTCGGCGATCGACGTCAACGTCATGGGGACGAACAACGTCTTCGAAGCCGCCCGCACGCTCGACGACCAGGTCGAACGCGTCGCGTGGGCCTCCTCGGCCGCGGTCTTCGCCCCGCCGGCGAACTACGACGACGACTGGGTCACGGAGGACGACCTCGTCTATCCCGACACGCTCTACGGCGCGACGAAGGAGTACAACGAGCACCAGGCTCGCGTCTACCACGAGGACTACGGCCTCGACCACGTCGCGCTGCGGCCGACGGTGGCGTACGGACCGTACCGAGAGACCGGCGGCTCCGCCTTCCTGGCGAACATCATCGAGAAACCCGCCCTCGGGGAGTCCTTCAGCGTGGAGTACGGCGATCAGGTCATCGACTGGCAGTACGTCGAGGACATCGCCCAGGCGTTCCGCCTGGCCGCCTTCGCCGACGAGTCGGCCCTCTCCCGACGCGTCTACAACGTCCGCGGCACGGTCGCGACGATCCGCGAAGCCGTCGAGACGGTCAGGGAGATCGTTCCCGACGCGGACCTCACGGTCAGCGACGACGGCGAACTCCCCTGGACCCAGTGCCTCGACATGACGGCGATCCAGGACGATATCGGCTACGACCCCGACTACGATCTCGAAACCGGCTTCCGGACGTACATCAACACGCTGCGCCGCGACGCCGGACTCGAACCGGTCTGA